The Triticum aestivum cultivar Chinese Spring chromosome 5A, IWGSC CS RefSeq v2.1, whole genome shotgun sequence genomic sequence ttttctcgtgtcgggttttgcggcactagttgcggttgtagaggcTTTAGTACCATTtcagtagcggtagtaccgcccctaccactacggtagtaccgcgttgggtcctattccctactagtctcctctgcGCGGCAGTGCCGCTGGCTGGTGCGGCAGTACTGctgacctagcggtagtaccgccccctcttagcggtagtaccgccctgtgcggggatGGTTGGTGAGGGGCAACGGTTGggttgttgcccccactataaaagggggtccccttcttccctttgacctacctcttcctcccccaagctccatttattgctcaagctccattaaatgctccaagctccattttcgcccgatctatctctctagccaatcaaacttgttgatttgctcgggagtggttgagaaggccccgatctacacttccaccaagggattttcgattcccccactcatccctagcggatcttgttactcttgggtgtttgagcaccctagacggttgaggtcaccacagagccatagtccattgtggtgaagctttgtggttttgttgggagcctccaattaagttgtggagattgccccaaccttgtttgtaaaggttcggtcgccgccttcaagggcaccaatagtggaatcacggtatctcgcattgtgtgagggcgtgacgagaatacggtggccctagtgccttcttggggagcattgtgcctccacaccgctccaacggagacgtacttcccctcaaagggaaggaacttcggtaacacatcctcgtcttcaccggatccactcttggttatctcttatctttacttgtgcaagctcttgagtgttacttctcttgcttgcttgtttgctcgttggtattgcatcatataggttgctcacctagttgcacatctagacaacctactttgatgcaaagtttaatttgataaagaaaagttaaaaattggtagttgcctattcaccccccctctagtcaaccatatcgatcctttcagaggtGTTTTGTTTGTTAGCTCATAGGCTACTCAAAAGTGTACAACTGAGAGTTccagctgttggggaacgcagtaatttcaaaaaatacctacgcacatgcaagatctatcatggtgttgcatagcaacgagagggaagagtgttgtccacgtaccctcatagaccgtaagaggaagcgttatgacaacgcggttaacCCAGTGTTTGGCACTCATAAAGCCATGGTCAACCCCCAGTCATTCATTTCCTTATTTAAAATTCAAACTAAGCTATTTTCATATTCTATGGATACTCATTAATCTAATACTATTGCCAGTCGACAAGCAAATCGTGGCAAACTCACGCACCATTATCATGAAATTTAGGTAGGTATGGCCCTCCTTACAACCATGAAATCAATAGCCAACATGCGTATAGAAAACATATCAAAGAAAAGCTAAGATGTGTACTCTAAAAAAGAAAATCCCATTTAGACTTGACCCACACCCAGCTTTTCCTGGCCTGTTGCATCTCTAGGTCCAGATACATGCAGTTATAACGCTAGCCTCGTCCCTATCACACTCACAGACCTTATAGACTCAACCTAATTCTGTATTTTACGAAAGCTAAAATAAAAGAGaacaataaaagaaaacagaaagcagaaaaaAAACAAATAAATGGAAAAAGGGGAAAGGAAAAGGGATCTCCCCCTGCACCCTGGGCCTCACCAGCCCAACAGGCCAAGCTGGCCCGGCCTCCCCCTCTATCATCTCCCTCCCTGCACACTGTTCCTCCGACcgagccccctcccccctcccccctccgctCGTCCCCGCCGGACCAGGCGCGACGCCCGGCGCCGCCACGTTGCCGGCGAGAGGATAAGATGCCCCCGCCTCCTCGGTCCTCTCCCCCTGCTCCACCCACTCCCACTCGTCCCCTTGCCCCCTCTAAGGCCTCTTCTCCCTCCCCCCTCCGCCTCgccggccgcggccaccgccgtcAACCCAGTCTCCCCCTACTCAGCGACGCCAGCAAGAGTCATCCACGCCTGTGACAACAAAGGTAATTCACCACCCAGGTTCATTGATCCTTCATTCTCTACTTTCTCCTCACCTCAATTTCTCTCTTCTAGCTCAGATCCAACAAATCACGCATGGACGACATGGACATTGGAGCTGTATGTGATGAGGGATCTTCAGCCTCGGCATTATCAAGGACAACAACACCTGAACCCAGGGTAACATTCTGAATCCCTATTGTAACACATTTCTCAGGGGAAGAGGTTCATGTGAATAGTGCAAATATTTTCCGTGAAACAACCATCCTCCAAGAAAACAAACTATATCTGCATACATACATCACATATCTTCATGTTGTATACCTTTCGGAAGTGGGAGGCCACTTGATCACACTTAATCCACAAATTTTTACTGGCTCGTTGGCTATCACCCACCTAACCCTGTTGGCATTAAGTGATATGTGGTGGGACGCCCATTATCAGTCCCACCTGCAGCCTGTGGAAAAGATCATGCGGCCTTGTGCCTGGATATGCACGAGTGAAAATACTGCAGTCTGCGTGAAGCAAGTACCTAATCACACGCTTCATTCCAAGCCCCTGTCCACTTATATTAAGTGTTTGTGATAAACCCTGACTAATACCATCCAAACATGATGCCGACAGTGGTCGAGCAACTATTCGTGTAGCCCTGGATATACAAATGAGCAAATCGGAACAAAATTGGTGCTTTAGTTCCGCATCCCTCCCAGCTCCCACATTGCTGATTGGTTTCTAGCGTGTGCACACAAAATGTCTCCCCTTTTACAGTTACCACTTCGATAGGTTACACACAGTTCATTATCCCTGAGTAATTTGCTCCTAAAGATTTCAGATTTCAAAATGTGCCACTTTAATATCTGTTATGCGGCCTCTATTACACATAATTTGGTCCTAGAGATGTCAGGTTTCACAATGTGCCATCTTAATGTCTGATGTTCAGCCTCTATTACACATGATTGAGCTTTTGCCCTTGTGTCTTCGATTTTTCTTTCATAGGTTCTTAGTGTTGAAAGCATTATTGTTCTACATTTTAGCCGTACTAGTCATGCCACTCTTTTTTTCCTTACTCTATAGCTAAAGCATTAGCGAGAATGTTTAGGCTGAATTTTCACTTTGTAGCACTTATTCCATGTGAGGCACATAACATATTTCTGTCATCCGGAAATAATAGTGTCATCTCAACTTCTATAGAAGAATCAAGCAGACATAGCTACTGATTTTTGATGTCACCATAAATAATATGGACATTTGTTCTCTATCCTGATTGTGCTGAGTTGCTATCGATTTATTAGTTGTAGTGACAAAAGAAACTTGAAAGGGTGAATTTTTCCAATCCATGCTGTGCTTCCAACTCAGAAGACTGGAAAAAATATAATTCTCTTTGACCTCTCTTTCACTAATCCTTTAGGAAATGTTTGAAATACTTCTTCCATATTCAGATGCAATACATATAGTCAGTGACACGCTTTTGAATTCATATAGACAGTTCATCATAGAAAATATAGTGCACTATATTTTGCGTTATATATGCATTTAGAATACATCATTACTATTTTATCAATCATTCTTACTGGTTTCTAATCATGATATTTGGCATACCATTACTTTTCCTCTACAGGAAGATGACTACCTGATAGTAATTCCTTATGCCCACATATTTGACCTTATGCTAAAAGCTTTGAAGTTATCCCCTGCAAGTTACTATCACAAGATATGTCCGGGCGGCAAGAATCGTGGGACGGTTACTTTCAATTCTTCCTTGCAATTGCTTGATGGTTTGCTTGTTCTGACCTCAATATCGGGTGCAATTTTAGATGGCTATGAAGATGCAGAAGCTATCACATCTATTAGGTACATGGAAAATGCATACGACAGAGAAATGAGAGACTACCACTACACCCATGTCAAGAGGCTAGAAAATGAAGTCAAGCATCTGGTCAGATGGTTAGTAGCAGCGAACAAGACAATCAAGAAGCTATGCAAAGGGTGGTACTACGCCGTCAAATATATGAGTTAGTATTCTACTCAAATACAAAACACAACGACTGCTCGACACTTAAAAGGGCAGCATAGCACCAAAGGGGTTATGAAAGCATCACTTGCAAGCATTGAAAAACTGACACAAATGCTGCCGTGTATTGGTACGAAGTGTGAACAGCCCCTGGAGACTACAAGAGATAGCTTTTGGTAAACTTCCATGTGCTCTAGATGCACCATCAACAACAATACATGCCTTTTGCGCATAGCTTGTCGCTTTAAGAACATCTAATTTGGCTCTATGATAGAATGAACCTTACCTGTGGTCTCCAACGATGCCATACGTTGTTTTTGTACAACTGCCGCCTATATTATAATCTATGTAACCCCAGATGCTATTACTGATGGGCACCACATCCATCTACTAATCTCATGCACGATAGCATTGTAAATATTGTATGTACCAATCTGCCCTTAAATATACTAGTTGACTGCCCGTGCGTTTCCACAGCTCCTTAAGCTTTTTGTCATCTCATAGTGTAGACATAATGCATGTTaaaaatcacacacacacacacatatatatatatataaaatatagaCATGTAATATTCTAGAAACAATAAATTTGACTTCGCTTGAAATGTATATTTTAATGGATGCTCGTGCGCGATGGTCCGGAACATTTATAAATGCAATAAGCTCTTGCAATTTGTAGTTTAAGATTGCACCCAACCAATATCGATGATTTTTTTTTGCATCAGTTTTGAAACCACCACATATTCCTGCAATTTTTCTCCTCCAATACAAGTGCTTCCTTCTCAATCGCCCAGACATGAGCAAGACAAGGTATTGTCTTTATCCTCCCATGTTTTCATTCGTACCTCTCAAACTATCTCTACACAACCCCTCTCCTCCTCCGACCAACCCACGACCTCTAGAACCAAGCTCCCACCTCTGTCCTGCAGGTCCTTCCGGACGCTACTTGGACAAGAACAACTTTTCCAGTGCCTCCTCGATTGTCGATGGCACCAGCTTCACCTACTTGGTCTCAACCAAGCTTGTCGGCACCACCATGACTGTGGTGCCTTCTTCTGTTGTTCATCTCCCCCCAAATAACTTATCCCCATGGCGCTTCTCAGATGGTGTTTACTTCTACAAAGTCTTATTATATCTGCACTGCATCAATATTCTGAAGTGGACATAAGATGTATGAATGGAATAACTCAAAGGTGTGGTAGGGATCGTCTTCTCCTTTCAATGTAAAATACAACCAAATTTGGCAAATTAACTCAGATGTACACCACCCGCCTTTTTTCAGATATAGACAAATCCATAGAACTCACATGAATGACAAATAAAACTCTCAAAGGCTTATTGTTGCAAATACCTAGGGAGAAGACCAGAGTAGGGGCATGGCGGACAATCAGAGTCGGAAAACTAACGGCTACAATAAAAGAAGATGAACAGATGATCACCAGAGTCTATTTGGCCCGCTCAGAACCTGGACTACCTAAAAAAGGCTAGCAGACTGATGGCTGGATGGTTTTGGCTTCATGCTCACCATGTAGGAATGATGTGTATATGTTTCTTTGTCTACAACATGAGTAGTCAATACACTGCTCAGTTTGGACACGTTCAGTGTTCATGTAGTTGACTCCAGTAAGAAACATACTTGAGTTACAATTTTAATTTTTAATATAAATGCACACCAATAATAGCATAGTACAACTAACTGACTACTTCCTGGCACAAATCACATTTTCAGCACCGATACAAATCAAACCCAAGCTATAGCCTCATAATCAATCCCGGGCTCCAAGCTCACCCCTGAAGACCATGCCACCACTCATGCCAACGAGAGGTGGACGTAAGATTCAGAAGCAAGTAAAGCCTTTATGGCCTAGCAAAATGAATTAAGTTGGGCAGTGGATGACAAAGTTTAAAGCACAAAGAGAATTGATCATACCTTTGCCATCATATTAATTATTGAGCAGAACTTAATATGCTAGTAGTTTGAAAAAAATGAAGGTGTTGCTTATGCTTGATCTTACTCTAGAAGATACTACGCACCCTTCTAGCTCCCTTCGAAACGAACTGTTCAAACATTACATTACTCAAAAGGAGCAAATGTTTTATTCTCGAAAAGAGTGTATAACAAAATATTCTAACAATGCTAGGTATTGAACAAGTTCATGGCAATTATAATTGAATTGTTCAGCCTTATTACATCGCTTTTGTGACAGCTGCACCTATAGTAAATATGATAACAAAATAGGAATGTGCATACTAATTGGTTAAGAATGTGCATGCCAATAAAGGCAGCTAAAATACTACAATGGGAAAAATATTGTTGAGCGCAAAAACTACTGCAAATTCATTCAAAAACACATGCAGGCTAACACGTCAAATACTTTTAGCAGAATAGTACTTGCCCAAAATTGAAAAGATGTGTGTTGTCCCCTTTCCCGAAACATATTTGCATCTCCCACAAGTAAAAAAACTCTGAAGGATATGGGAACGGTAAGAAGATGTCTCCATTCAAAACATGGGTTAGTCATAATAGGACACTTGTGTGATAGCCTATAATCTGAAGTGAAATCATTCATCGGATGTAAGTCAACTGCCTATATGAATGTGAAATATATCAAGGTCCATGCGGAGGAAATATTATAAAGTTAGAAACAACAACACCACCATTAGAGATCATGAGAAGCATGCCATGCATGAACAAACATGAGAGAAAACCACATTCTTTGACCTGTTGTCCCCTTTCTGCTTCGATCGTACATGTGAATTAGAATCATCAATCAGCTCAGTAGGGCATGTCCACATGTACCTATGAAGTTAATCGGAGCGAAAAGATGGACACACATCACCTCTGTCCGGGAATTTTAGAGTGCAAGCACATTAGGAATTTGGAAGTTGGAAAAGAAAATCACAAATCCCAGTTATGCAGCTACGTCAGTTCCTTTACTGCATGTTTTAATCATGACTGTCTCACGCAATGTAATATAGTGGAAGACAgaataaaaatgttaaacaagagagagagagagaaatgcaCCAGATATATTCAGCAATTTAGGTAATACCGTGGTACACGAAAGATGGATCGCACCAGCCATTTGAAGCAAACAACCGTCACAATGTGCAGGAACACCATATTCCTCTTGGCTTGCAACGCAAAAAGCAGGGCTCCAGCATATTAATACAATTTCaaatgtgaacatcacaaagcaaacAGAAAAGTATGCATATCATCAACATACTATATGGATCCACTACAACATTGGAAGCAAAGAAGTACTGTCAGCAGTGAGGGGCCAAGATGCCATCAAACCTACACCCGTAAAGCATGTCATCCAGCTCACCTTTGACGAAGATATCCACAGATTCCCGCCTGATCCATCAGGGAATCAACGGGGACCTCCTTGGTCACCCTATTCTGCATCATTTATCCAAAattcaacacaaaactcaaattgCAGACCAAAAAGGCACACAACAACAGCCGAAGAGCTAAATTATACTCGGAAGCAAGACCCACAGCCTTGAGATTGTCATGCCTGAAGAGGCAGAGCGCGGAAGTAGTGACACAGTTGGAGTTGACCGCCAAATTGACACCGCATGTGAGCACGATGGCGCCCATCTTTGGGGCATTCCGGCAAGCACCCTGCCCACGCTGCCAAATGCGTACTtctcctcctcctcgacatccacCATAGCTCGGATAACCCCGACCTCCCTCCCCGCCGTTGCATTCTCCCGCGCAACACCTCCTACCACATGACCGCTTCCGTCGTGGTCTTCCATCTCCAGTGTTGGCGGGCTGCAGAGGAGATCGGATTTCGGGCCTCCGCCATCACCGCCATCGCATGAGAGAGATGGCGGGGTGCAGCAGCGGCGGCGCTGGGATGTACCGCGGTGAAGCACGATGCAGTGGTGGAGATAGGGAGGGGGGAGATGGGCGATGGCGGCGGCCGTAGCGACCGCAGTGGATGTAG encodes the following:
- the LOC123102901 gene encoding isoamylase 1, chloroplastic translates to MGAIVLTCGVNLAVNSNCVTTSALCLFRHDNLKANRVTKEVPVDSLMDQAGICGYLRQSQEEYGVPAHCDGCLLQMAGAIHLSCTTVHVDMPY